A single genomic interval of Oryza sativa Japonica Group chromosome 7, ASM3414082v1 harbors:
- the LOC4342591 gene encoding uncharacterized protein: MDREAKKEAFRKYLESSGVLDTLTKVLVALYEENDKPSSAVEFVQQKLGGPSISDYEKLKAEKLDLQLKYNELLETHKETCRQLDELKNSKNGSGNNTC, from the exons ATG GATAGAGAAGCCAAGAAAGAGGCGTTCAGAAAGTACCTCGAGTCCAGTGGTGTGCTTGATACTCTCACGAAAG TTCTTGTTGCATTATATGAGGAGAATGACAAGCCTTCATCTGCGGTCGA GTTTGTTCAGCAGAAGCTGGGTGGTCCATCAATATCCGACTATGAAAAGCTCAAAGCTGAGAAGTTGGATTTGCAATTGAAGTATAATGAGCTTTTAGAGACACACAAGGAAACATGCAGAcag CTGGATGAGCTTAAGAATTCGAAGAACGGGAGCGGAAATAACACGTGTTGA
- the LOC4342593 gene encoding thioredoxin H1, giving the protein MAAEEGVVIACHNKDEFDAQMTKAKEAGKVVIIDFTASWCGPCRFIAPVFAEYAKKFPGAVFLKVDVDELKEVAEKYNVEAMPTFLFIKDGAEADKVVGARKDDLQNTIVKHVGATAASASA; this is encoded by the exons ATGGCCGCCGAGGAGGGAGTCGTGATCGCCTGCCACAACAAGGACGAGTTCGACGCCCAGATGACCAAGGCCAAGGAGGCCGGCAAAGTG GTCATAATTGACTTCACTGCTTCCTGGTGTGGCCCTTGCCGCTTCATCGCCCCAGTGTTCGCTGAATACGCCAAAAAGTTCCCTGGTGCTGTCTTCCTGAAGGTTGATGTTGATGAGCTGAAG GAAGTTGCTGAAAAGTACAATGTCGAGGCAATGCCGACCTTCCTATTCATCAAGGATGGTGCTGAGGCTGACAAGGTCGTTGGCGCCAGGAAGGATGACCTCCAGAACACCATCGTGAAGCACGTCGGTGCCACTGCTGCATCTGCTTCTGCCTAA